The Xenopus laevis strain J_2021 chromosome 7S, Xenopus_laevis_v10.1, whole genome shotgun sequence genome includes a window with the following:
- the LOC108697292 gene encoding venom peptide SjAPI-like, with translation MNSNMRSCLIFVLGLTFHLVSGQNTTESPTTACGDFKVYKDCGSACPPSCSTSNPTNECIEECIKGCFCIDGYVEDVSRNCITLDLCKSCTGNTTFTSCSYEQPQICGEEKEPQSEFEKVKCYIGCICKSGYVRLSADQLTCVLPEDCPSTKATP, from the exons ATGAATTCCAATATGAGATCATGTCTTATCTTTGTGCTTG GTTTGACATTCCATCTCGTGAGTGGACAAAATACAACAGAAT CCCCAACAACTGCCTGTGGAGACTTCAAAGTGTACAAAGATTGTGGAAGCGCCTGCCCCCCAAGCTGCTCCACGTCTAACCCAACCAATGAGTGTATCGAGGAATGTATAAAGGGCTGCTTCTGCATAGATGGGTATGTGGAAGATGTATCAAGGAACTGTATCACTTTGGACTTGTGCAAGTCCTGCACAGGAAACACCACATTCACTTCCTGCTCGTATGAGCAACCTCAGATATGTGGTGAAGAGAAGGAGCCtcagtctgaatttgagaaaGTGAAATGTTATATTGGCTGTATATGTAAGTCTGGGTATGTGCGACTGTCTGCAGACCAACTCACCTGTGTCCTTCCTGAAGACTGCCCTTCCACTAAGGCCACTCCCTGA